The window TTGCGCGCTATTGCATTTGTACAAGTCATAGAAACTGAGCCGCGATAAGCTTGCTTGCACCATATTTGATTTGTGTGTCTTTACCATAAGAAGTAACTCTTTAATGATAATGGCTTTGGTACTGGTCAATATTGATTCTTTGAGCATAGGaactaagattattttttattaataaacgacGATGAATATGGATATGTTtcgaattgtatttatttacaggctttagataataaaaaaatatatagatagattatacaaattaataaaaataacactaacAATTACGGTAGTATTGTTAATTCAATATAAGTCTTTAAACCTTGtcgtaatatgtataaaaaatgcaGTCGTAAAGTATACAAGTATTaagcaatacaatattatttgtttttctttttcttatattttcttaacataATGTAACGAGAAAAgaatacaaaatagttttaagcTTAAATCAACACAAGTATCTTTTTGACCccgataaaaatatgattatactAACTAATGCTATCAACCTCATGTATAATTTTCTAAACTATTATCAATTCTtctgttgtaaatataatttgacatttatttttgctaTGAATCAAACATCCTTAGAAAAACTAATAAGGTCCTTCTATACGAACCTGTTTTTTAAATGGTTCGGagagtaaataatatatgtgaaGGTCATATTATTACTtcactattaaattttataacgtttaaattttataaattaatactcaCCTTCGTAAATATCCATGTCGATCCCggccaaaaaaattaaaagtttttgaaaacGTTTCTATGACGACGCATGACAGCAACCTATTCCAATTCCTATTGGCCACAGAATACTTACAGATGTTATGTTAATGTATTCGCGGCCCACAGACTTACATtagtaaagaatattaatattttgaaaatgtactttttatgtttagtaaatattttagatattacttactactacttacttacttactacataatatttacaagtcactttaaatgtgtaaatataaataacagcaAGAAGGTCTTAAAAATTCTACGTTGtaatttcgattttttattgattcgggatacatttttaaaaactttttataataaaaaatgaaagaagaaataaatatcattataggtactttaaaatatgtattaataatatatgagttataataaacaaaaacataaaagaaaTTTAGATAGCTTTAAGAAGTGATTtcgtacattatataatttagtttttacttcctttttcttttatatttagatcatttaaatagttatcagttttaattaagctatataatataaacattttgctACTGCTACTCATTCTaggtatgaaaaaaataaatgtctatgGTTTTTCTGGAACGATTGCTTACCTATAGGATTTCTGGTCTGGCTTACTGTATTTGTCTTTTActcttaaaattatcattaatttgttaaaacaaaatatctgatattttaatcatactttattataaattgttggACATGTGTCATATTTAGGTTTGTATCTGTGACGTTGTCCGCGTTGACGATTACCGACTGACGTACAGTAGTCATCGATTTATATAAAAGGAAATtgtttcattttgtatatattcaaaGAGATATTGTGAGTGAGCATGGGTCTAACAATTTCTAGTGTTTTTACAAGGCTTTTTGGCAAAAAACAAATGCGTATCCTAATGGGTAAGTAATTTCTTGAAACATCTTGAAGGTTGCGTAGAATGTTTTTGATTACAGTCATTGTCTTATCCGGCTGGATTTGAtgcaataatttgtttaattagtcatctaaatatatctattttatagtGGGACTCGATGCCGCTggcaaaacaacaatactttacaaattaaaacttgGTGAAATCGTGACCACCATACCCACTATCGGCTTCAATGTTGAAACAGTGGAGTACAAAAACATTAGCTTTACCGTGTGGGATGTTGGCGGTCAAGACAAGATTAGACCACTCTGGCGCCACTACTACCAGAACACCCAAGGATTGATATTTGTCGTTGATTCAAGTGACACAAAGAGAATAGCAGAAGCTGAAAATGAACTTGCTAATATGGTATACTAAAATATTCCATGTATTATTCCTGACACATATGAATTGTACAATACCTAATATTTCTTGATGTTTTAGCTAAAGGAAGATGAATTGAATGACGCAGTTATATTGGTGTTTGCTAATAAACAAGATATGCCGAATGCTATGACTGCAGCTGAACTTACAAATGCATTAAACTTAAACAATTTAAGGAACCGTCGCGTAAGTACTTTTTGAATTTGTTACACAATACTTTCAGTTACTTTACAGTATTCTTGTCAATgagagtatttatattttcagtggTATATTCAAGCAACATGTGCCACTCAAGGGCAAGGGCTCTATGAAGGATTAGACTGGCTGTCGAATGAATTGGCAAAGAAGTGAGGCAACTGTACTACTGGGAAATAACATCAAATTCCTGAAACAAGGTGTCAACCTTCCATATTGAGAATGTTGTTGAAACTAAAAATTTGAgactaaatttttaatataacttaaattttatctttatttgaatattataagtgAGTGCCAGATTTTGAATATTGTATAatcttcatataaattttttatattccttttAAGGCTTAAAAATTCTGTTgcaatacaatttatacaaaaaaatcaaaaaaacataatgagATCCCTACAGTTGTATTCCTATGTGTTAgacttttacataattaaactaaaaaaattattaaattctataatattttgaattattaaaaaattgtctataaagtaaatttagttTGATTTTAACTGATTGTTCTATATCtgtatgttttgtataaattgtctATTAGCTATTAAATATTGTGGATTgcatcttatatatttaattgaaactaaggtgtatatttaatacctttgataattaaatattattgtctatATGATTGGAGTTTTGATggataagtaatttttttacaacttaaagatataaaatgcaACCCAGATTGATGAaacttacattattaaaattaccatGCCTCAGACttgcatcatattttttttaaatagtattttaaaagtttataatcattatgaaatataattatgttatttaaaccaTTTGCATTCCAATATTATTGTCAATAAACTCTATTTATCCTGTACTTAATTTAAGATTGGCTTAcaagaattgtatttatatttaataaaccaaACATCAAgcatttaaattcattaaa is drawn from Vanessa atalanta chromosome 16, ilVanAtal1.2, whole genome shotgun sequence and contains these coding sequences:
- the LOC125069893 gene encoding ADP-ribosylation factor 2; the protein is MGLTISSVFTRLFGKKQMRILMVGLDAAGKTTILYKLKLGEIVTTIPTIGFNVETVEYKNISFTVWDVGGQDKIRPLWRHYYQNTQGLIFVVDSSDTKRIAEAENELANMLKEDELNDAVILVFANKQDMPNAMTAAELTNALNLNNLRNRRWYIQATCATQGQGLYEGLDWLSNELAKK